A DNA window from bacterium contains the following coding sequences:
- a CDS encoding RidA family protein has protein sequence MTKREIRTEAAPAPVGPYSQAVINSEIVYASGQVPLDPATGKLVEGGIEAQAEQAFTNLRAVLEAAGSSMDDILRAGIYLTDLSDFPTVNEIYAHQFGEGPKPARSTLGVAALPLGARIEIDAIASVTSKA, from the coding sequence ATGACGAAGCGCGAGATCCGCACTGAGGCCGCGCCCGCACCGGTGGGCCCCTATTCCCAGGCCGTCATCAACAGCGAAATCGTGTATGCATCCGGCCAGGTGCCTCTCGATCCCGCCACCGGAAAGCTGGTGGAGGGCGGCATCGAGGCGCAAGCGGAGCAGGCCTTCACGAATCTCCGCGCCGTATTGGAGGCGGCTGGCTCGTCGATGGACGACATCCTCCGCGCCGGAATCTACCTGACGGATCTCTCCGATTTTCCCACGGTCAACGAGATCTATGCCCACCAATTCGGAGAGGGACCGAAACCAGCCCGAAGCACCCTGGGAGTGGCGGCGCTTCCCCTCGGCGCGCGGATCGAGATCGACGCCATCGCGAGCGTCACGTCGAAGGCGTGA
- a CDS encoding SDR family NAD(P)-dependent oxidoreductase translates to MTKKVCLVTGVGPGTGTALVQRFAEGYAVAMIARNTERLSLLEKEVPSARAFPCDVADGQALASTLEQIRQEMGAPSVAIHNAVGGAFGDFQAIDPDVLRRNFEINTMALLHLARSVAPSMIEAGEGAILITGNTSTYRGKANFAGFAPSKAAQRILGESMARSLGPQGIHVAYLAIDAVIDVPWTRKMQPDKPDAFFCRPADIAAECWHLAHQPRSAWTYDVTIRPDREPW, encoded by the coding sequence ATGACGAAGAAGGTCTGCCTGGTAACGGGAGTCGGGCCGGGTACGGGCACCGCCCTGGTCCAACGCTTCGCGGAGGGCTACGCCGTTGCGATGATCGCCCGAAACACGGAGCGGCTCTCCCTGCTTGAGAAGGAAGTTCCGAGCGCGCGGGCCTTTCCTTGTGACGTTGCGGACGGGCAAGCGCTGGCCTCGACCCTCGAGCAGATCCGACAGGAGATGGGCGCCCCTTCGGTCGCCATCCACAACGCTGTTGGCGGCGCCTTTGGCGACTTCCAGGCGATCGACCCGGACGTGCTGCGTCGCAATTTCGAGATCAACACCATGGCGCTGCTGCACCTGGCGCGAAGTGTCGCACCCTCGATGATCGAGGCCGGTGAGGGAGCCATCCTGATCACCGGCAATACCTCCACCTACCGCGGCAAGGCGAACTTCGCCGGCTTCGCCCCCAGCAAAGCGGCCCAGCGCATCCTGGGAGAATCGATGGCCCGCAGCCTCGGACCCCAGGGCATCCACGTCGCCTATCTCGCCATCGACGCGGTCATCGACGTCCCCTGGACCCGGAAGATGCAGCCCGACAAGCCCGACGCCTTCTTCTGCCGCCCGGCGGACATCGCTGCCGAATGCTGGCATCTGGCCCACCAACCCCGCTCCGCCTGGACCTACGACGTCACGATCCGCCCGGACCGCGAACCCTGGTAA
- a CDS encoding bifunctional nuclease family protein, which produces MQLSSILGIIVLSGVALGCEASKPPAGTATFVQQILLDPETGSPVLILREREGTRSLPIWIGVNEARSIAARLDGERPPRPNTHDLAKRLIDRLAGTVRSIVVTQIDAGIYFARIHLSVGDEQFEVDARPSDAIAIALRFDAPIFVHESLFVTGDASDRQVPSLRL; this is translated from the coding sequence ATGCAGCTTTCCAGCATTCTGGGAATCATCGTGTTGAGCGGGGTCGCGTTGGGTTGCGAGGCCAGCAAGCCTCCGGCGGGAACGGCGACCTTCGTGCAACAGATCCTGCTCGATCCGGAGACCGGGAGCCCGGTGCTCATTCTCCGCGAACGCGAAGGAACGCGGAGCTTGCCGATCTGGATCGGCGTGAACGAGGCGCGATCGATCGCCGCTCGACTGGACGGAGAGCGGCCCCCACGCCCGAATACCCATGACCTCGCGAAACGGCTGATCGATCGTCTGGCAGGTACCGTGCGATCGATCGTCGTGACCCAGATCGACGCTGGGATCTACTTCGCGCGGATCCATCTTTCCGTGGGCGACGAGCAATTCGAGGTGGATGCGCGGCCCAGCGATGCGATCGCGATCGCTCTGCGTTTCGACGCGCCGATCTTCGTGCACGAAAGTCTGTTCGTGACGGGCGACGCAAGCGACCGGCAGGTTCCCTCGCTTCGCCTCTGA